tgtggaagattaaggtcatagctTGCACAgtagatttcatctggaatagcccaagaaaAGCTATTGACTACGATTAATATTCAGTATCTATtgggtttaagggatctggaatgagcgttttgagcgtttcgacagtattgtttgtgggacatgagagcacatcagacatatcgaattgcattctgaatacgaagaatgtctttctgatatcaaataattttcatttttgaaattcacgatataatacaaattttatgacaaattataaaaagacctatttttctgggtgttttgggaaaaaatccatatcttcaatacgaaaggtcaaaattttcaactgatcgtcggcttttcatcccacctacatacactttaagtataaatcatcagatttataaagtttacatcgagtactgttaaatatcaaaaatatcaatattcaaAGGAAGTCTCCAGCAATAACAACACTATGCCTTATATttaagaaaaacaattatcaagcacgaatcacgtggttttatctaaaacaaactcatagtgaccataaaaacgaataaaacagtcggctctctcaacacgcgatgatggctgacgacaattgagcacaaataacaattacgaattttgaatatcgcgtgttgaaagccgactgtttttattcctttttatggtcaatatgagtttgttttaaataaaaccatgtgattcgtgcttgaaaattatttttctaacatataaggcataatgttatgattgccggagactccctttaaagcACTGGCATACACGTTTGATTCACAACAGATCAACGTTTGGTTGACGCTATTGTTCAAGTTGGCACCGATGCTGATGTCTCCTTACACAACCAATGCGGCTCTGCCGTCACATCCACGCAAGTTGAATCGGATTCTACGGTGACTGTACAATGTGACACAATTATGTGTGGGAGATACGTCAGTATTGTCACTGGGCTTGGTATTAGCGCAGGTACAGGTGCACTTTCTTTGTGTGAAGTGTACATGTTTATCGGTGATAATGGTAAGTGTAAGTGGGCCTAGAATGTAACCTTGGGGTACATATACACACCACGTCAGTATATAAGCTGCTAATTACGAGAAGACGTAAAATCGGGGCTTTGGGGGTACTTTAATGCTAGTCAACTCATTTACTATGAatttgagattataatctgatTTGATCTACTAGACTTACTCTTTacgagtggcaatatttcacatcataTCCataagttcattgacctgtgaagcaGATGTTGTTGTGCCACAGGTCACAGTTGAAGTAAACCTCTGAAGTATCTCGTTAATCGCTGAACTGTAAGCCCACGCCAAGTTATGTCCGCCTCCCCTGTtcagtgaaggctcctcccgtttcacaAAAGGTGGATTTAACGGCtgctgtacagggtgtatcaaaaataaagtatacagttttaaaatgccactagattaaatagtatgaggtatttggttaAAATGCTATAGTTAACAGCATGAattaacatcttgtcctcccataactgtaaaatcactgacgTGTGAACATTAATAAGTACTCAGTGGCTATTGTTGCGAGCCGAGGaaaaaaagcagttgcgcgaagtcaatatcaaagcaacatgaaaatcacaatGTTTAACCTCTTTCTTTACGGTAATTGACAGTCTTAGTCAGTGGcctaactagggttggtagcgcccggggcaagaaacaaaatttgcgCCCCTACCCTCCCCCCCGAGAATATTTTAGACGCggacaattcttgaaacaattgcgcgcgaaattttggacaaataaggccactaattaattttggttactagaagtggAAGTctaaaaatgttctttcaattgattttgtgctgaaatgcgcgcgaagcctgcgaaaattttgactatcatcgcttggaggggcgcagaatcgatgctgaattggtcaatttggcgcccccctaagggtgcacgttgcccccctagttacgccactggtcttagtcttccacatggccaccagGGCATGACCACAATTCCTCGGTATCCAgatatcagctctcctcaacGTAGCATTCATACCACTTCTTATGAGAGACGTCCTGCCTGGGatatcaacttgtgcaattatgtgtttttggagttcatcaaggtctgcaggaggacttgtgaaaacctttgatttcagacaGCCCCACATgaagaaatccagaggtgtaagatcaggaTTTTCTCCTTAGGGCCATTCTACTTTAAATTCAATTACtttaaagaaagtggtgaaactgtaattttcatgtcattttaattgacttcgcacAACTGCATTTGTACACGGCTCGTTATTAATGCTcgcacgccagtgattttacagttatggGAGGACATGATGTTGATTTAGCTATCAACTAACTTATTTTGACCAAATCCTTCATTTCTTTTAAtttaatggcatttttcaaactgtatactttattttgatacttcCTGGATAAAAAATGTTACTttattgcttacttgcttaagataAGTGGTGTCCTCAAACAACAACCGCACGCCATTATCCTTCTGTCCTGCCTGGCactcccaaatccataacatccagtccagtgtcctgtttcaatacatccgcGTATATTAGAAGTGGTCTATCAGGTTTTCTGTTGCCATGCTTTGGTGTCCAGCATTATTGGTCTTAACAATATTTGCTATTGTGGTTATTCCTTGACCCCTCTCTCAAACCGTCTACTTTCTTAGTGTAACATCTTGACATCCTTGTTGTCAAAAGAATGATTAGTGCTGTCTGAGTGCGAGTAAGCCGCAGAGTCTCCGCAACAAGTGTTAGTAGCTCTTCTATATTGGTACATGCGCTTCgctaccaggcccgtacgcaggggggtacGATCCCTACCCACCAATTTGGAAAAGtacacaaaaagtcccaaaatttcaggtttttttggacaaaaagggtcccaattttgggaagaaagtccacttttcacaaaatcgcccccttggaaaaaagtcaatttttttttcaaaatcagcaaatgAAATCCTGTTGTTTTGTTCCCCTATGTATAGTCAATGCATCCAATGTCATATGAATGACATACacaatgttgctttgtttgtCCCTGGGTTGGTCCACACAGATTGTAATCTCAAATGCATAGTTAGGGGAGAGTTGGGTATGAGGTCCATTAAGCCTTTAATATCTACATAAACTCATGCAATAAGCCTGGAAAGTCTTGCCTGTTTTGCCATTTCTGTTGAAGGTAAAGAACATTTGAGCAAATCTATGCCCATAAAACAAATCATTGTTAATTAGAAattgtaaattaaattaaaaaaaaaaaaattcaaatggacCATTTACCCCTTGGCCTGGGTAAGTAGTCCGAGCATAAGAATCCAGTGTAAATTAGCAATTGGCAAATTGGCAATGAATCGTATTTGCCATAACAATTGGGCAAGCATCCTTACAAAAACCTGGATCCGCAGGTGTATGAGGTTTTTTGAACCCCTATTGGGTCTTGCCAAAGTAAACATTCAACAATAATTCTAGCTATAGTAAGGGTCTTACTTTCATACAAGCATCACGAATTTTTTATATCCCagctaacactaacccttaccctGACCCTGACCCAAACCCTTACCCCAACACTAACCCTAAGACACGTAATTTTTGTTCGTTACTTATTTTAACATGTGTATTTATCTTGACAAACCTGGACACGATGCCTACCGAATTTGATCAAGGCAGTATTATTATTGGGTTTGATAACATCAACCTCATTTTCTGTGTTAAATTTTACAGGGCAAACTACCACACCAGCTACAACAACTACCGtagctactgcaactgatgaagcccagtctaccatgtctactgcaaCTGAACCCCAGTCTACCATGgttactgcaactgatgaagcccagtctaccatggctactgcaactaaCGAAGctcagtctaccatggctactgcaactgatgaagcccagtctaccatggctactgcaactgatgtagcccagtctaccatggctactgcacctaatgaagcccagtctaccatggctactgcaactgatgaaccccagtctaccatagctactgcaactgatgaagcccagtctaccatagCTACTGCACCTAATGAAGCCCAGTCCACCATGGCTACTGCacctgatgaagcccagtctaccatggctactgcaactgatgaagaccagtctaccatggctactgcaactgatgaagcccagtctaccatggctactgcaactgatgaaacccagtctaccatggctactgcaactgatgaagcccagtctaccatagCTACTGCACCTAATGAAGcacagtctaccatggctactgcaactgatgtagcccagtctaccatagctactgcaactgatgaagcccagtctaccatagctactgcaactgatgaagcccagtctaccatggctactgcacctaatgaagcccagtctaccatggctactgcaactgatgaagcccagtctaccatggctactgcaactgatgaagcccagtctaccatagCTACTGCACCtaatgaagcccagtctaccatggctactgcaactgatgaagcccagtctaccatagCTACTGCACCtaatgaagcccagtctaccatggctactgcaactaaTGAAGCACAGTCTACCatagctactgcaactgatgaagcccagtctaccatggctactgcaactaaTGAAGCACAGTCTACCatagctactgcaactgatgaagcccagtccaCCATGGCTACTGCacctgatgaagcccagtctaccatggctactgcacctaatgaagcccagtctaccatggctactgcaactaaTGAAGCACAGTCTACCATAGCTACTGCACCTAATGAAGCCCAGTCCACCATGGCTACTGCacctgatgaagcccagtctaccatggctactgcaactgatgaagcccagtctaccatagCTACTGCAACTAATGAAGCACAGTCTACCatagctactgcaactgatgtagcccagtctaccatggctactgcaccTAATGAAGCCCAGTccaccatggctactgcaactgatgaagcccagtctaccatggctactgcaactgatgacgCCCAGTccaccatggctactgcaactgatgaagcacagtctaccatggctactgcaactgatgaagcccagtctaccgtGGCTACTGCACCTAATGAAGCCCAGTccaccatggctactgcaactgatgaagcccagtctaccatggctactgcaactgatgaagcccagtctaccatggctactgcaactaaTGAAGCACAGTCTACCatagctactgcaactgatgaagcccagtctaccatggctactgcaactgatgaagctcagtctaccatagctactgcaactgatgaagcccagtctaccatagCTACTGCACCTAATGAAGCCCAGTccaccatggctactgcaactaaTGAAGCACAGTCTACCatagctactgcaactgatgtagcccagtctaccatggctactgcaccTAATGAAGCCCAGTccaccatggctactgcaactgatgaagcccagtctaccatggctactgcaactgatgaagcccagtctaccgtGGCTACTGCACCTAATGAAGCCCAGTccaccatggctactgcaactgatgaagcccagtctaccatggctactgcaactgatgaagcccagtctaccatggctactgcaactaaTGAAGCACAGTCTACCatagctactgcaactgatgaagcccagtctaccatggctactgcaactgatgaagcccagtctaccatggctactgcaactgatgaagcccagtctaccatggctactgcaactgatgaagcccagtctaccatggctactgcaacttatgaagcccagtctaccgtGGCTACTGCACCtaatgaagcccagtctaccatggctactgcaacggatgaagcccagtctaccgtGGCTACTGCACCtaatgaagcccagtctaccgtGTCTACTGCAACTAATGA
This DNA window, taken from Amphiura filiformis chromosome 16, Afil_fr2py, whole genome shotgun sequence, encodes the following:
- the LOC140172513 gene encoding uncharacterized protein, whose amino-acid sequence is MCGRYVSIVTGLGISAGTGALSLCEVYMFIGDNGQTTTPATTTTVATATDEAQSTMSTATEPQSTMVTATDEAQSTMATATNEAQSTMATATDEAQSTMATATDVAQSTMATAPNEAHPVYHGYCT